CTGTTCGAGGAAGCCTATATCAGGATGGGATCGATCGCCGTTCCATCAAGGCCTGTCCCGGCAGGCACCTCGGACCTGCCGGAGGAAGCCGCGGCATTGTTTGACTATTGCTGTCAGCCCGGCAATTTGACGAGGCTTCCCGGCGCGATTGCCAAGGCGCGTTTGATCGAACTCATCACCTGGTTTGCACTCGGCGGAGCGGTGTTGGGCCAAAGCCAAAGTCCTCGGCTCGAGGACCGGCTGCGGGAGATAGTCGAAAGCGATACGGCCTTCGATTGGACGCTGGGCCATGCGGCGCGCTCGTTCAACATGAGCGAAGCGACGCTGAGGCGTAAGCTGGCCGCCGAAAATACCGGCTTTACTGAGATCCTGAGCGATACAAGGATGAACCGCGCCTTGGGGCTCATCCAGACGACAACCCTGCCGATGGCGCAGATTGCGCTTGAGGTCGGTTACGACTCCCCTTCTCAATTCGCGGCGCGGTTCAAGGAGCGGTTCGGCGTCAATCCGCGCCATGTGCGTGGCGGCTCCAAGCGTTTTGAGCGGATCGGGGCAGAAGTTGAGCATAGCGGGGCAGATGCGCTTGCGCGGTAACGATAGTTTTCCTGCATTATCAACCGCAGGAAAACAGCATGCGTTTCATCACAGCAGTACTTCTCGCCGCGTCCGTCTTCGGCGCCACGGCCGCACAGGCCGAAATGA
This Rhizobium brockwellii DNA region includes the following protein-coding sequences:
- a CDS encoding helix-turn-helix domain-containing protein — protein: MLDDVFPVPARALIRQGGRACFYRLVNTSPLLIQVQSGTKIVMADDKALRLEAGAYGLLPDYRPLTMENIPKAPQKYQTLALPVPRQLFEEAYIRMGSIAVPSRPVPAGTSDLPEEAAALFDYCCQPGNLTRLPGAIAKARLIELITWFALGGAVLGQSQSPRLEDRLREIVESDTAFDWTLGHAARSFNMSEATLRRKLAAENTGFTEILSDTRMNRALGLIQTTTLPMAQIALEVGYDSPSQFAARFKERFGVNPRHVRGGSKRFERIGAEVEHSGADALAR